Proteins from a genomic interval of Halopseudomonas litoralis:
- a CDS encoding efflux transporter outer membrane subunit yields the protein MSKLAGIISMAALLSACAVGPDYQPPKPIQLEQFAHDQAPDEAAGSSLESNEQRFWQGFADPLLANLIKQTMADNQNLQAALARYQEAEALLRGSRRDQLPSVTAGAGVAGQRLAEVERTRPDKERVESYQAGVALSWELDLFGRLRRATEASAAELQAAGADRQTLQVALAGQMASSYFQLRGLQQQLRVAEENASLQQASLDIVGARLEAGRGTLFDQVRARAQLDATRAEIPQLKAEIGAAMHRIGVLTGQTPTALVPQLEVPADLPNSRPSIAAGSPGDVLRRRPDIQAAERRLAAASARIGIATADLFPRFTLGALLGSLAGTGSDLFTAGAQTGRVALGIDWSFLDRTMVQARIDAADARYAELLADYRQTVLLALEETETWLLRYQQSHKRTALLQSATDAATQAVEQARDRYDQGFIGYFELLAAEQELTAMRDRLVRSQTAMGLAMVNVYRALAGAPSV from the coding sequence ATGAGTAAGCTGGCAGGTATCATTTCGATGGCAGCGCTGCTCAGTGCCTGCGCTGTGGGCCCGGATTATCAACCACCGAAGCCGATCCAACTGGAGCAGTTTGCTCATGACCAAGCGCCCGACGAGGCAGCCGGATCGTCGCTGGAAAGCAACGAGCAGCGGTTCTGGCAAGGCTTTGCCGACCCCCTGCTGGCCAATCTGATCAAGCAAACCATGGCCGACAACCAAAACCTGCAAGCGGCACTGGCCCGCTATCAGGAAGCTGAAGCGCTGCTGCGTGGCTCACGCCGCGATCAGTTGCCCAGCGTCACCGCCGGTGCCGGCGTTGCCGGCCAACGGCTGGCGGAAGTCGAGCGCACCCGGCCCGACAAGGAGCGAGTGGAGTCATACCAGGCCGGTGTGGCGCTCAGCTGGGAGCTGGACCTGTTCGGCCGACTGCGCCGCGCCACCGAGGCCAGCGCAGCAGAACTGCAGGCCGCCGGCGCGGACCGGCAGACACTGCAGGTCGCGCTGGCCGGCCAGATGGCCAGCAGTTACTTCCAGCTGCGCGGTTTGCAACAGCAACTGCGGGTCGCCGAGGAAAACGCCAGTCTGCAGCAGGCGTCGCTGGATATCGTCGGTGCACGACTGGAAGCCGGCCGCGGCACCCTGTTCGATCAGGTGCGGGCCCGCGCCCAACTGGATGCAACCCGGGCAGAGATCCCCCAACTCAAAGCCGAGATAGGCGCCGCCATGCACCGCATCGGCGTACTCACCGGCCAGACACCCACCGCATTGGTTCCGCAACTTGAAGTACCTGCGGATCTACCGAACAGTCGTCCATCCATTGCCGCGGGCAGCCCCGGTGACGTATTGCGCCGGCGCCCCGATATCCAGGCCGCCGAACGGCGCCTGGCAGCAGCCAGCGCCCGCATCGGCATCGCCACTGCCGACCTGTTCCCGCGCTTCACCCTCGGTGCCCTGCTCGGCTCGCTCGCCGGTACCGGCTCGGACCTCTTTACTGCTGGCGCCCAAACCGGGCGCGTAGCTCTGGGCATCGACTGGTCCTTCCTCGACCGCACCATGGTGCAGGCACGAATCGATGCAGCCGACGCCCGATACGCCGAATTGCTCGCGGACTATCGGCAAACGGTCCTGCTGGCACTGGAAGAAACAGAAACCTGGCTACTGCGCTACCAGCAATCGCACAAACGCACGGCCTTGCTGCAAAGCGCCACCGACGCCGCCACCCAGGCCGTAGAGCAGGCACGTGACCGTTACGATCAAGGGTTTATCGGCTATTTTGAATTGCTGGCGGCGGAACAGGAACTGACCGCCATGCGGGACAGGCTGGTGCGGAGCCAGACAGCGATGGGGTTGGCGATGGTGAATGTGTATCGGGCGCTGGCGGGGGCGCCAAGCGTATGA